GGTCAGGATGCGCAACAGCAAGGGAGAGATAGTCGCAAGTGACGGAGTCAGCCTGTTTCACCCCGTTTACCTTGAAATGGTCGCTCACTGGTATGATGCCATCATGCCGTTGATACACGACCGCGAAATGTCCTCCGGCGGGCCTGTCATCATGATGCAGATCTGCAACGAGATCGGCGTCTTCTCCTGGCTGGCGCATCAGGCAGATTACGGCGGCGCTGTCAGGGATCGTTTTATCGCTTACCTGGCCGGTAAATTTTCAGGCATTCAGGAAGTGAATTCATTATGGGGGACCGGTTACAGAGATTTTGATCAAATTGAGCTTCCTCCTGATGGCAGACGTCCCTACACATCCAGGGGCGACCGGGGACGCGATCATGAATGGCACCTCTTCTGGAGAAGCTATTATGGCGATTATCTCCGGATGTTGAGCCAAATGGCTCGCGACAGGGGTGTTACGGTTCCCTTCTACCACAACCTTCCGGGCTGGATCTACGGCAGCGGCTATGAATTTCCGGTCAACATCACCATGTACGACGAGCTGTTCGGGGATAAAAGCGAGATCATTTTCGGTGTGGACCATATCCCTGAGTTCGTATCGCACCGCAACATGCACGATGACCGGATCATCAACGACATTACCGGCGTAATGCAGGGAGACAAACCCCTCTTTGCTGCCGAGTTCCAAAGTGGCTCACGGGAATATCACGTCGTGACGAATCCCCGCGAAATGGAGCTTTTTTACAAAGCCAGCATCGCCAACGGACTGACCGGCTGGAACTATTACATGTTTTCACAGGGCAGGAATCCGGCACGCAGAGGCTATTCCGGTGCCACATTCTACTGGTTCACACCGCTCACACCGGAAGGAGAACCAACGAGCGCCTTTCCACTGGTCAAACGTATGAGCGAAATCATCAGGATCGCCCAAGAACTTATCGTTGAAGCCAAACGCAAAGCGGAGGTATGCGTCCTCTTTTATCCGCCTTATTATGCAACGGAGCTTGAACGACCCGAAGAGGGAGCTTCCGGGCTTCGTTTCGTGGCTTCCGCCATTCGACGGCCCGCTTATTTTGACGGTTTGCTGAAGGCACTGCAGGTACTGAACATTGATTATGATATGGTCGACCTGAGCAAAGCTTCAGCTGAATTACTGAGCCCCTACCGCCAGGTGTGGGCATTCAGCACGGATGAGATGAATGCAGTGGATCAGCAGACCCTGGTTGATTATT
The nucleotide sequence above comes from Bacteroidales bacterium. Encoded proteins:
- a CDS encoding beta-galactosidase; amino-acid sequence: MAFLIKDHNFYLNGRKVFLNSGEIHYFRISRALWHKHLDAAREAGLTAVSTYIPWAWHEPEEGVVDFDGTSCPERDLKGWLDRCHSHGLHCIVKPGPFILAETRGAGLPDWFLRKYADQVRMRNSKGEIVASDGVSLFHPVYLEMVAHWYDAIMPLIHDREMSSGGPVIMMQICNEIGVFSWLAHQADYGGAVRDRFIAYLAGKFSGIQEVNSLWGTGYRDFDQIELPPDGRRPYTSRGDRGRDHEWHLFWRSYYGDYLRMLSQMARDRGVTVPFYHNLPGWIYGSGYEFPVNITMYDELFGDKSEIIFGVDHIPEFVSHRNMHDDRIINDITGVMQGDKPLFAAEFQSGSREYHVVTNPREMELFYKASIANGLTGWNYYMFSQGRNPARRGYSGATFYWFTPLTPEGEPTSAFPLVKRMSEIIRIAQELIVEAKRKAEVCVLFYPPYYATELERPEEGASGLRFVASAIRRPAYFDGLLKALQVLNIDYDMVDLSKASAELLSPYRQVWAFSTDEMNAVDQQTLVDYSRAGGNLVIFPCLPDRGMTQKPCTILRNAISIEPSGQETIDSPLIDVFDLKDVKCANPQIIYSDSALTGAEIIARTIRGSCCGFTKELGNGSLTHLGTWLGFDTEGHKPVYEAILRRSGAKLRQAEASNDSITVRERFTDSGSGILFIGNYYNEEQAGSVTYTHPRNGERIFIPYHGREIVWPALYGVLTPLCMTVADGITILHSTSDILGIEMADGQIRITLFGDRDLAGEIVFEGTNVTKIKSARICDTAVEMIHVGKRIVFRYDHKHRRVIVLNIKLN